A DNA window from Mytilus edulis chromosome 14, xbMytEdul2.2, whole genome shotgun sequence contains the following coding sequences:
- the LOC139503047 gene encoding nucleolar protein 58-like: MEWTAEKEEKVHKVVAGFSEAIICVGTFEFTYEQWANVEGDIRAAEDRESALIKELDKLKEHGTTEKEELEREEYGLNVQDDTGDISDELKDLDEALDVAEQQMASIRSERQGAPMSVAEQQEALIRAEHEEESLSAPEQLEASASATQEESMNVEEQKEAYMKLADVLGPTEKSPKNAGYLFQDIVKNSKQNGANSKQSKKDKKRIKKNIKKDEKLREKIAKKEEKVVQLHLKLVDQIMKRYNKDVKVQREKEEQRRKKIVKIEIKAQKMLEKEMKRIMKVDAKDEKKKKTPIMVEKDKKHDTKKETENNKGQEMKEARNKDGVKAMEKNKTKKEAKKNKDEKKKESQTMENIDNDGKKNSVSANIQAFLRIFSCNKHQKKDEAVV; this comes from the exons ATGGAGTGGACagcagaaaaagaagaaaaagtacATAAAGTAGTAGCTGGGTTCAGTGAAGCAATCATTTGTGTTGGGACATTTGAATTCACATACGAACAGTGGGCAAATGTAGAAGGAGACATAAGAGCAGCTGAGGATAGGGAATCTGCTCTGATAAAGGAGTTAG ACAAATTAAAAGAACATGGCACAACCGAAAAAGAAGAATTAGAAAGGGAAGAATATGGGTTGAATGTTCAAGACGACACTGGTGATATATCTGACGAATTGAAAGACTTGGACGAGGCATTAGACGTGGCAGAACAACAGATGGCATCTATAAGATCAGAACGTCAAGGTGCACCTATGAGTGTAGCAGAGCAACAAGAGGCATTAATTAGAGCAGAACATGAAGAGGAATCGTTGAGTGCACCAGAACAGCTAGAGGCATCTGCGAGTGCAACACAAGAGGAATCTATGAATGTAGAAGAACAAAAAGAGGCATACATGAAATTAGCAG atgttttaGGACCAACAGAAAAATCGCCAAAGAATGCCGGATATCTTTTCCAG GATATTGTCAAGAATTCTAAACAGAATGGAGCTAATAGCAAAcaatcaaaaaaggacaaaaagaggataaaaaaaaatattaagaaagaCGAGAAATTAAGAGAAAAAATTGCTAAAAAAGAGGAAAAAGTTGTACAGTTGCACTTAAAGTTGGTAGATCAAATTATGAAAAGGTACAACAAGGATGTCAAAGTACAACGAGAAAAGGAAGAACAGAGGAGAAAGAAGATTGTCAAGATTGAGATAAAAGCTCAAAAGATGTTGGAGAAAG AAATGAAGAGGATAATGAAAGTAGATGCAAAAgatgaaaagaagaaaaagaccCCCATTATGGTTGAAAAGgacaaaaaacatgatacaaaGAAAGAGACAGAGAATAATAAGGGTCAGGAGATGAAAGAGGCACGCAATAAAGATGGTGTAAAGGCTAtggagaaaaacaaaacaaagaaagaggcaaagaaaaacaaagatgAAAAGAAGAAAGAGTCCCAAACCATGGAAAACATTGATAATGACGGAAAGAAAAACTCAGTTTCAGCAAACATTCAGGCATTTTTGCGAATCTTTTCTTGCAACAAACATCAGAAAAAGGATGAAGCTGTAGTTTGA